One stretch of Bacteroidales bacterium DNA includes these proteins:
- a CDS encoding formate acetyltransferase has translation MAELIKEEIIIGSTYRITELIKAMEKRAWADRSSEWFTKDMFKKIGIDHPNKPVIVRRALAIEEILKAMTNKHLFKGNNPHYQIRDGELIVGVITLGSLGLGKSFPIYLTPSELDITSVSTKSEMGLFGHDSVNYDVMLEKGLDGIIADCNKELSATEHKINHYNNLLNYCSKVEGDDTFLKEIHHLKSSGKATETIESLKEIFEEHDESKGNRTKAYDSNLKDLFEILETHIHANFSDISKTRKNKQKTASFPHLKQIRGIIAENRNILHNRQDFYTAVKISCQAVIDYAGQFSKLARELSIIEKDPIRKSELIEISRICSKVPAKPASTFYEALQSIYFFHLALHSSMSQLSLGRLDQVLQPYYKKEEHEKQKELFECFLIKCAERLILDSTTFVKQDHLDFGSNLLTIPVALDQWSESNEFLQNIIIGGQTRDGKNAVNDCTYLILKAFQKTKLYTPTLNARIYKEQMDGSKESNKYLNAIAECLYETKNGMPVIGNDEVLVPALSKFSDIPLEEARDYVIDGCWEPLLNGSCDWTFRMFNMLTALECALNGGATLSSNPILLRGQKLTYETPLPAVDTSIDFEGFKKIFRKHIKFFTDNSALSIHMLYLIDQAVNPDPLYSALLKGCMKTGRDKTWGGADYKLAGIIPAAVPDTVNTLTAIKKWVYDKKEFELADVLDAFRCSYTSTDKVQQEKFNRIKLKFQTDSPKFGNNDKESVEMMQWMLNTFYECVKESQKLAQEVFLYPPKEGDEERIKSLRALAGYAGKSLKEEFGDKFMIHITAGMGTFELFDIFGGGNAASADRNKAGDPIARNFAPMVGTTKFSIGHLLSSFKTIGLNRFAGGVITDLCLEERDLEKNGPEIIKSVIQNFMLNEGNMMTITISDKKLLGLIYDLCEKNRNGDPEAKKELKKYEHVSVRVGGFQMPYVTLPPAMQKSYIDRPMPPVG, from the coding sequence ATGGCAGAATTAATTAAGGAAGAAATCATTATTGGATCAACCTACAGGATTACAGAATTGATCAAGGCTATGGAAAAACGTGCTTGGGCTGATCGTTCATCGGAATGGTTTACCAAGGACATGTTTAAAAAAATTGGCATTGATCACCCCAATAAGCCAGTAATTGTTCGCCGAGCATTGGCTATAGAAGAGATCCTCAAAGCCATGACAAATAAGCATCTATTTAAAGGCAATAATCCTCACTACCAAATTCGAGATGGTGAGTTGATAGTTGGTGTTATAACCCTAGGATCGTTGGGTTTGGGAAAATCTTTCCCTATTTATCTTACCCCTAGCGAATTGGATATTACCTCCGTATCTACTAAATCCGAAATGGGTTTATTTGGGCACGATTCGGTAAACTACGATGTAATGCTTGAGAAAGGCCTCGATGGTATTATCGCAGATTGTAATAAGGAGCTTAGCGCAACCGAGCATAAAATTAATCACTACAATAATCTCTTAAACTATTGTAGTAAAGTTGAAGGCGATGATACATTTTTAAAAGAAATACACCACCTCAAATCAAGTGGCAAAGCAACCGAAACTATTGAAAGCTTAAAGGAGATTTTCGAAGAGCATGATGAAAGCAAAGGCAATAGAACCAAAGCTTATGATTCAAATCTGAAAGATCTGTTTGAAATTTTAGAAACACATATTCACGCCAATTTCAGTGATATTTCCAAAACACGCAAGAATAAGCAAAAAACGGCTAGTTTTCCACATTTAAAGCAGATTAGAGGAATAATAGCTGAAAACAGAAATATTCTACATAACAGGCAAGATTTTTACACTGCCGTAAAAATTAGCTGTCAGGCTGTTATTGATTATGCAGGTCAATTCTCAAAATTAGCCAGAGAGTTAAGCATTATTGAAAAAGACCCTATTCGTAAATCCGAATTGATAGAAATAAGTAGAATTTGCAGTAAAGTTCCTGCAAAACCCGCAAGCACATTCTACGAAGCTCTTCAATCCATCTATTTCTTTCACCTTGCCCTGCACAGCAGCATGAGCCAGCTATCATTAGGGCGGCTCGATCAGGTTTTGCAACCCTACTATAAAAAGGAAGAGCATGAAAAACAGAAGGAGCTCTTCGAATGCTTTTTGATCAAATGTGCCGAGCGACTAATCCTCGATTCAACCACTTTTGTAAAGCAAGATCACCTTGATTTTGGCTCAAACCTACTTACCATACCAGTAGCACTCGATCAGTGGTCGGAATCAAACGAATTCCTACAAAATATCATTATAGGAGGACAAACCCGTGATGGTAAAAACGCGGTTAACGATTGCACCTACCTTATCCTTAAAGCATTCCAGAAAACCAAACTTTATACTCCAACCTTGAATGCAAGGATTTATAAAGAGCAAATGGATGGTAGTAAAGAGTCCAACAAATATTTGAATGCAATTGCTGAGTGCTTGTACGAAACAAAAAATGGAATGCCGGTTATTGGGAATGATGAAGTACTTGTTCCAGCCTTGAGTAAATTCTCTGATATCCCATTGGAAGAGGCAAGGGATTATGTAATTGATGGTTGCTGGGAACCACTACTCAATGGCTCATGCGACTGGACCTTTAGGATGTTCAATATGCTTACTGCGCTGGAATGTGCTTTAAACGGGGGTGCTACGCTCAGTTCAAATCCAATATTGCTAAGAGGGCAGAAGCTAACCTACGAAACCCCTTTGCCAGCAGTGGACACGAGCATAGACTTTGAAGGGTTTAAGAAAATCTTTAGAAAGCATATCAAATTTTTTACCGATAATTCGGCATTAAGCATTCACATGTTGTACCTAATCGATCAGGCAGTTAATCCAGATCCGCTCTATTCCGCTTTACTAAAGGGTTGTATGAAGACAGGGAGAGATAAAACCTGGGGTGGAGCCGATTATAAACTTGCTGGAATTATTCCTGCAGCAGTTCCCGATACAGTAAACACATTAACAGCGATAAAGAAATGGGTGTACGATAAAAAGGAATTTGAATTGGCAGATGTTTTGGATGCCTTCAGATGTAGTTACACTTCTACTGATAAAGTCCAGCAAGAAAAGTTCAACAGGATAAAACTCAAATTCCAAACCGATTCTCCCAAATTTGGTAACAACGATAAAGAATCGGTAGAGATGATGCAATGGATGCTAAACACATTTTACGAATGTGTTAAGGAATCGCAAAAATTAGCTCAAGAAGTATTTTTATATCCTCCCAAGGAAGGGGATGAGGAGAGAATTAAATCGCTAAGAGCCTTGGCTGGTTATGCCGGAAAATCGTTAAAAGAAGAATTCGGAGATAAATTTATGATACACATTACCGCTGGAATGGGGACATTTGAGCTGTTCGACATTTTCGGTGGTGGAAATGCCGCCTCTGCCGACCGCAACAAAGCTGGCGATCCAATTGCCCGAAATTTTGCGCCAATGGTGGGTACTACAAAGTTTAGTATTGGACATCTTCTATCATCATTTAAAACAATAGGACTTAATCGATTTGCTGGAGGGGTAATCACCGACCTATGTCTCGAAGAAAGGGACTTAGAGAAGAATGGCCCTGAAATCATTAAATCCGTTATCCAGAACTTTATGCTTAACGAAGGTAATATGATGACCATTACCATTTCTGATAAGAAATTATTAGGCCTAATCTACGATTTATGCGAAAAAAACAGGAATGGTGACCCAGAAGCCAAAAAGGAGCTAAAGAAATACGAACATGTAAGCGTTCGGGTAGGCGGATTCCAGATGCCTTACGTCACCTTACCCCCAGCAATGCAGAAAAGTTATATCGATAGGCCAATGCCTCCTGTGGGTTAA
- a CDS encoding glycyl-radical enzyme activating protein codes for MNILKYFDISWFSSVDGPGTRVVLYLLGCNLRCPWCHSPHSWETSSPLLYFESRCTKCGCCVDICPNGVHEVSNGIHLVNHSQCNQCGACIEICPSSDINKWNTSALGFAGKDIEVSELYQLLKPQLDLLKGIGGLTVSGGDPLVQSKALVELLKICSADGIHTTVETSATLNKKHIEELMPYVNHWLIGLRPSRTDKVEDWKQLLSNIELLAAHNPDQITIRTPIIPGYTNTQIAYDMIIEVMRSNRIKSIEILPYNPYSENYYKAMGIEYPLKGTQVPSKEELIGVKDNFTSAGIKAKIVA; via the coding sequence ATGAATATATTAAAGTATTTCGATATTTCATGGTTCTCATCGGTTGATGGCCCCGGAACAAGAGTTGTATTATACCTGTTAGGATGCAATTTAAGATGTCCTTGGTGTCATTCTCCCCATTCATGGGAAACATCATCGCCTTTACTCTACTTCGAAAGCCGTTGTACAAAATGCGGCTGTTGTGTGGATATTTGCCCCAATGGGGTACACGAAGTATCAAATGGAATTCATCTTGTTAATCATAGCCAATGTAATCAGTGTGGTGCATGTATTGAAATTTGCCCATCATCCGATATTAACAAGTGGAACACTAGCGCTTTGGGGTTTGCTGGTAAAGATATAGAGGTAAGCGAGCTATATCAACTACTAAAACCTCAGCTGGATTTACTAAAAGGCATTGGGGGCTTAACAGTATCCGGGGGCGATCCGCTGGTACAATCCAAAGCCTTGGTGGAATTGCTGAAAATTTGCTCAGCAGATGGTATTCACACTACCGTTGAAACATCTGCAACCCTAAATAAAAAGCATATTGAGGAGTTGATGCCTTATGTCAACCATTGGCTAATTGGGTTACGTCCTTCTCGCACCGATAAAGTAGAAGATTGGAAGCAACTTCTATCGAATATTGAGCTATTAGCCGCACATAATCCCGATCAAATTACCATTAGAACACCTATAATTCCCGGATATACTAATACCCAAATTGCTTATGATATGATAATTGAGGTGATGCGTTCGAATAGAATAAAATCAATTGAAATTCTCCCGTACAATCCCTATTCCGAAAACTATTACAAAGCAATGGGCATAGAATACCCCTTGAAAGGTACTCAAGTGCCAAGTAAAGAGGAGTTAATTGGGGTTAAAGATAATTTTACCTCAGCAGGAATCAAAGCGAAAATTGTTGCTTAA
- a CDS encoding radical SAM protein has protein sequence MEYQPTAAVWEITFACNMRCKHCGSSCTTTKPDELTTDEGLKLCDQIGALKLEYITLSGGEPLLRKDWHILAKRIRENGVIPNMITNGWLLTETDVKNAKEAGISNIAISLDGVKETHDFMRMQGSYDRIISGLQLLKKGKVPSSIITTVNKKNLHELPKIYEVIKANGVRNWQLQYAMPMGNLIENADLVIDPSEIEIMLDYLLKFSKENIIRIDLADCVGYYNDKELEIRSHNQGNPEDHFWTGCLAGKRVFGIRYNGDVVGCTSLRDNDFIEDNIRNRSLIDIWNDPKSFAWNRGLTRKDLTGFCATCQYGNYCLAGCSVLKFTTGKKLKENQYCTYRVAAENDCNEIKNIKDNKKLLELSAEAISEENYQFADACLNAIYECDQKNIDILNQLGFVNYKLENYEKSLMFNERVLSIDPKNAYALKGKGICLASTDMVQEGISCLERSIELADENFLDPYFDLSLVYYNCKDYKKAKEVLMEGRKKSKEFKDSSDELYQLIEEELGNS, from the coding sequence ATGGAATATCAACCAACAGCTGCTGTTTGGGAAATCACGTTTGCATGTAATATGCGCTGCAAGCATTGCGGTTCGAGCTGTACCACAACCAAACCCGATGAGCTAACTACCGATGAAGGTCTAAAACTATGCGATCAGATAGGTGCGCTAAAACTCGAATACATTACGCTATCAGGCGGGGAGCCGCTGCTACGCAAGGATTGGCATATCCTTGCAAAAAGGATACGCGAAAATGGCGTTATACCGAATATGATTACCAATGGCTGGCTTTTGACTGAAACTGATGTTAAGAATGCAAAGGAAGCGGGTATATCAAATATTGCAATCAGTTTGGATGGGGTAAAAGAGACGCATGATTTCATGAGGATGCAAGGATCCTATGACAGGATTATTTCAGGTTTGCAGCTTCTAAAGAAAGGTAAAGTTCCATCGTCAATTATTACAACTGTTAATAAAAAAAATCTTCACGAATTACCCAAGATATACGAAGTTATAAAGGCTAATGGCGTTAGGAATTGGCAGCTACAGTATGCCATGCCAATGGGAAATCTTATAGAAAACGCCGATTTGGTAATTGATCCATCGGAAATAGAAATAATGTTGGACTACCTTCTTAAATTCTCAAAAGAAAATATAATTAGAATAGACCTTGCGGATTGTGTTGGATATTATAACGACAAAGAGCTGGAGATAAGGTCACATAATCAGGGAAATCCCGAAGATCATTTTTGGACAGGCTGCCTCGCGGGTAAAAGAGTATTTGGCATTAGGTATAACGGGGATGTTGTGGGCTGCACATCACTAAGGGATAACGATTTTATTGAAGATAATATTCGCAATCGCTCGCTTATAGATATATGGAACGATCCTAAATCGTTCGCTTGGAACAGGGGGCTTACAAGGAAAGACCTAACAGGGTTTTGCGCTACGTGTCAGTATGGAAATTACTGCCTTGCCGGTTGCTCAGTTCTAAAATTTACTACAGGAAAGAAATTAAAGGAAAATCAATATTGTACTTATAGGGTTGCTGCAGAGAATGATTGTAATGAGATTAAGAATATCAAGGATAATAAGAAGTTACTGGAGCTTTCGGCAGAAGCTATTTCAGAAGAAAACTACCAATTTGCTGATGCTTGCTTAAACGCTATTTATGAGTGCGATCAAAAAAATATCGATATTTTAAACCAATTAGGCTTTGTTAACTATAAGCTCGAAAACTACGAGAAATCGTTAATGTTCAACGAACGGGTATTAAGTATTGACCCAAAGAATGCGTACGCATTGAAAGGGAAAGGGATTTGTCTGGCAAGCACGGATATGGTTCAGGAGGGAATTAGCTGCCTTGAGAGGTCAATCGAACTTGCTGATGAGAATTTTCTCGATCCTTACTTCGACCTCTCCTTAGTGTATTATAATTGCAAAGATTATAAAAAGGCGAAAGAGGTGTTAATGGAAGGACGAAAAAAATCTAAAGAGTTTAAGGATAGTTCCGATGAGCTATACCAATTGATCGAGGAGGAACTTGGTAATTCTTGA
- a CDS encoding carbonic anhydrase, giving the protein MKSEKYNKIFEFNRQWVESKSKNDKTYFTQFGESQSPDFLYIGCSDSRVPANTITGIEVGDLFVHRNVANIVSNNDLNVQSVIQFAVEYLEVKHIVVCGHYGCGGIKAALKQESFGLLDNWLRNIRDIYRIYYKELELITPFEKKIDRLVELNVIEQCKNIIKTSYVQKSYLQKGFPTVHGWIYKTKSGELVDMNVDFKKTLKEVQKVYKLE; this is encoded by the coding sequence ATGAAATCAGAAAAGTATAACAAGATTTTTGAATTTAACCGACAGTGGGTTGAAAGCAAAAGTAAGAATGATAAGACCTATTTTACTCAGTTTGGCGAATCGCAATCGCCTGATTTTTTATATATCGGATGCTCAGATAGTAGAGTACCAGCAAATACCATTACAGGTATTGAGGTAGGCGATTTGTTTGTACATAGAAACGTGGCTAACATTGTTTCAAATAACGATTTAAATGTACAATCCGTAATTCAATTTGCTGTTGAGTATCTGGAAGTCAAACATATTGTTGTTTGCGGCCATTATGGCTGTGGCGGTATTAAAGCCGCTCTTAAGCAGGAATCGTTCGGATTGCTAGATAATTGGCTACGAAATATTAGGGATATATACCGTATTTACTACAAAGAGCTAGAATTGATTACTCCATTTGAAAAAAAAATAGATAGACTTGTGGAACTGAACGTAATTGAGCAGTGCAAAAACATTATTAAGACATCATATGTTCAGAAAAGCTATTTGCAAAAGGGATTTCCAACCGTTCACGGTTGGATATATAAAACCAAAAGCGGTGAATTAGTTGATATGAATGTAGATTTTAAGAAAACCCTTAAAGAGGTACAGAAGGTTTATAAATTAGAATAG
- a CDS encoding radical SAM protein, translated as MVFEYKNPLSITSQFSFCGMPFRLDTYSGCDFLCIYCFSHKRGGNSNYKNIKIADPDLIINKFRNSLEKPKINTGLISQYIRRRMPIHFGGMSDPFQNIEKKAQVSLKVLKFLCSINYPVVISTKSNLLINKEYLETLKSNPNLIIQYSFSILNDDLSKIIEPNSPTSTEKINSLKVLSKHNINTIIRWQPYIVGLSENPLEFVSKIKNSGTKHLIIEFLKLPADNNLAWETSLKPLNKVRDYYNKKNSIVIGRELILPPKEKVETIRILKNELKKYNITLGVGDNELQYLSDTECCCGVDKYKGFENWNKFQISYAIIKSINNQIKFSTIEKQWSPTGSIDKFLNSESRIEKNKDFNRVSDYIIDRWNNLSSDFNPSKYFEVEDSGLMDEKEFRIFEFRKSKTKP; from the coding sequence ATGGTTTTTGAATATAAAAATCCCCTAAGTATTACAAGTCAATTTAGTTTTTGTGGTATGCCATTTAGACTTGATACATATTCTGGTTGTGATTTCTTATGTATCTATTGTTTTTCCCATAAAAGGGGAGGTAACTCCAACTACAAAAATATTAAAATAGCTGACCCTGACTTAATAATTAATAAATTTCGAAATTCATTAGAAAAACCAAAAATTAATACTGGATTGATTTCTCAATATATTAGAAGAAGAATGCCCATTCATTTTGGCGGAATGAGCGACCCTTTTCAAAATATCGAAAAGAAAGCTCAAGTATCATTGAAAGTTCTAAAATTTCTTTGTTCAATTAATTATCCTGTTGTAATAAGCACCAAATCAAATTTATTAATCAATAAAGAATATCTAGAAACATTAAAATCAAATCCTAATCTAATTATTCAGTATTCATTTTCAATCCTAAACGATGATTTATCAAAAATCATAGAGCCTAATAGTCCAACTTCTACAGAAAAAATTAATTCGTTAAAGGTACTTTCAAAGCACAATATAAATACAATAATAAGGTGGCAGCCATATATTGTAGGGCTAAGTGAAAATCCGCTTGAATTTGTAAGCAAAATAAAAAATTCAGGAACCAAGCATTTGATTATTGAATTTTTAAAACTTCCAGCAGACAACAATCTTGCTTGGGAAACTAGTTTAAAGCCCCTTAATAAAGTAAGAGACTATTATAATAAAAAAAATAGTATTGTTATTGGAAGAGAATTAATACTCCCTCCAAAAGAAAAAGTTGAAACAATACGAATCCTTAAAAATGAATTAAAAAAATATAACATAACGCTTGGAGTTGGCGACAATGAGTTACAATATCTTTCTGATACAGAATGCTGCTGTGGAGTTGATAAGTATAAGGGTTTTGAAAACTGGAATAAATTTCAAATAAGTTACGCCATTATTAAGTCAATTAACAATCAAATCAAATTTTCAACAATTGAGAAACAATGGAGTCCAACAGGTTCGATTGATAAGTTTTTAAACTCTGAAAGTCGAATTGAAAAAAATAAAGATTTTAATAGAGTATCTGACTATATTATAGATAGATGGAATAATTTAAGTTCTGATTTTAATCCATCAAAATATTTTGAAGTAGAGGATTCAGGATTAATGGATGAAAAAGAATTTCGTATATTTGAGTTTAGAAAATCAAAAACAAAGCCATGA
- a CDS encoding NADH dehydrogenase subunit, with protein sequence MDYIVSINNNQSLPIKDIPEQAYHTFLENNINMLKDNDNRHCVNYFGLQQEGSVKLFCCIADDSIHQIYISSCVVNKGTTLNSFAKHNLNFEKFEREIHENFNIKYTDHPWFKPVRYSENRVDKAETIANYPFYSFDSEELHEVGVGPVHAGIIEPGHFRFICNGEQIMHLEIQLGYQHRGIEQLFLKKKSLLERTILAENIAGDTTVGHTTAFANLWENLCGYQSDLALQFTRTLALELERMAMHTADLSAMCTDIAYQLGSSVYGRLRTPIINYFQEWCGNRIAKSLIRPGTTNFPYTQDLANRLNQVFAVYEPDFIEMSTKLFKLPSALSRFERTGVVTLDEVKSIGTVGMAARMSGLNRDIRLSHPHDLYTTINHQSIIKRHGDVYSRAQIRRDEIKQSIGYIRSMIGDIPNFKKFDKPEFKPMPDAFSISLVEGWRGEICHCAITNSKGELILYKIKDPSFHNWLALAQSVRNNEISDFPICNKSFNLSYCGHDL encoded by the coding sequence ATGGACTACATAGTATCAATAAATAATAATCAGAGCCTGCCAATAAAGGATATTCCTGAGCAAGCATATCATACCTTCCTTGAAAACAACATTAATATGCTAAAGGATAATGATAATAGGCATTGTGTTAATTATTTTGGGCTCCAACAGGAAGGTAGCGTTAAATTATTCTGCTGTATTGCTGATGATTCAATACATCAAATCTACATATCATCCTGTGTGGTTAATAAAGGAACAACGCTAAACTCATTTGCAAAACACAACTTGAACTTCGAAAAGTTTGAGCGCGAAATCCACGAAAACTTCAATATCAAATATACCGACCATCCTTGGTTTAAGCCTGTTAGATATTCAGAGAATAGGGTGGATAAAGCCGAAACTATAGCCAATTATCCTTTTTATAGCTTTGATAGTGAGGAGTTACATGAGGTTGGTGTTGGACCCGTTCATGCTGGGATTATTGAACCGGGTCACTTCCGATTTATATGCAATGGCGAGCAGATAATGCATCTTGAGATTCAGCTTGGTTATCAGCACCGAGGGATTGAGCAGCTCTTCCTAAAAAAGAAAAGTTTATTAGAGCGCACAATTCTTGCAGAAAATATTGCTGGTGATACTACGGTTGGTCATACAACCGCTTTTGCAAACCTTTGGGAAAACCTTTGTGGGTATCAATCCGATTTAGCCTTACAATTCACAAGAACACTTGCCTTAGAATTGGAGCGAATGGCCATGCATACGGCTGATTTAAGCGCAATGTGTACTGATATAGCTTACCAGTTGGGTAGTTCAGTTTATGGAAGATTAAGAACACCTATTATAAATTATTTTCAGGAATGGTGTGGGAATAGAATAGCAAAGAGTCTTATAAGACCCGGAACTACTAATTTTCCATATACTCAAGATTTGGCAAATCGTTTAAATCAAGTATTTGCGGTATACGAGCCAGATTTTATTGAGATGAGTACAAAACTCTTCAAACTCCCAAGTGCTCTATCACGCTTCGAAAGAACCGGGGTTGTAACCCTAGATGAGGTAAAATCTATTGGAACAGTAGGAATGGCTGCACGCATGAGCGGTTTAAATAGAGATATCAGGTTATCGCACCCTCATGATTTGTATACAACCATCAATCATCAATCAATTATTAAACGCCATGGCGATGTTTATTCTCGTGCTCAAATCAGAAGGGATGAGATTAAGCAATCCATTGGTTATATCAGAAGTATGATTGGAGATATACCCAATTTCAAAAAGTTTGATAAACCAGAATTTAAACCGATGCCCGATGCATTCTCGATATCATTAGTTGAAGGTTGGCGGGGTGAAATTTGCCATTGTGCTATTACAAACTCAAAGGGTGAATTGATACTTTATAAGATTAAAGATCCATCATTTCATAACTGGCTTGCTTTAGCACAATCGGTTAGAAATAACGAAATCTCCGATTTTCCAATTTGCAATAAGAGTTTTAACCTCTCCTATTGTGGGCATGACCTTTAG